In a genomic window of Myxococcales bacterium:
- a CDS encoding FG-GAP repeat protein produces MQWSNPKSSIVTIVTAAARMPPSLGLLFVAMACGRSAPPPSSAGSAEAGADAVTRCAAQAVAPGPRRFRLDWNGDGIDDLALSAAGSVAIWLGGHAGLGDGPVLRLTAPADTTGFGEALVPIGDLDGDGFGDLVVAAPSTVTSRERGGEFRGGAGYLYRGGSSAATPERLTVLGTAPRFGASLAAGDLDGDGRLELIAATPSNSLATIQGLRPRWRAGVYVYGSDLAPHALWPANPDSRDVIDVIAGGDLDGDGCDDVIVRTLPAQQRDAANYARFAGADTDVVELRVYTGGSDGIAADRGHVLARSNKSGPPSPLVVPNFDGDGRAAVAVAKDHGVSLARLGLTGAPAWTAELLFPVARATIDYLATGDLDGDGRSDVIAGSHTAGVIVAYRGGAPAVAPVTLSMPPAAQVFPLSLSVGDFDGDGRDDLAASSSASGDHSPDQLWIYRGDATTLLGAPVARRMVP; encoded by the coding sequence ATGCAATGGTCCAACCCAAAAAGCTCCATCGTGACCATCGTGACAGCCGCAGCGCGAATGCCACCATCGCTCGGCCTACTGTTCGTGGCAATGGCCTGTGGCCGCTCGGCGCCGCCGCCATCCAGCGCGGGCAGCGCTGAGGCCGGCGCGGACGCAGTAACTCGTTGTGCGGCACAAGCGGTGGCGCCCGGACCGCGACGGTTCCGGCTGGACTGGAACGGCGACGGCATCGACGACCTCGCGCTCTCGGCCGCCGGAAGCGTGGCGATCTGGCTCGGCGGTCACGCCGGCCTTGGCGACGGGCCGGTGCTTCGTCTCACGGCGCCGGCGGACACCACCGGCTTTGGCGAGGCCCTCGTGCCGATCGGCGACCTCGACGGCGACGGCTTCGGCGATCTGGTGGTCGCCGCCCCGTCCACTGTCACTTCGCGCGAGCGCGGTGGCGAATTCCGAGGAGGGGCCGGGTACTTGTACCGCGGCGGTTCGAGCGCGGCGACTCCCGAGCGGCTCACCGTGCTCGGGACCGCACCACGTTTCGGCGCGTCGCTCGCCGCCGGCGATCTCGACGGCGACGGGCGCCTCGAACTGATCGCCGCAACACCCTCGAACTCGCTGGCGACCATTCAAGGGCTGCGGCCCCGGTGGCGTGCCGGCGTCTACGTGTATGGCAGCGACCTCGCGCCCCACGCGCTGTGGCCGGCGAATCCCGACAGCCGGGACGTTATCGACGTCATCGCCGGTGGCGACCTCGACGGCGATGGGTGCGACGACGTGATCGTGCGGACCCTGCCGGCCCAACAGCGCGACGCGGCCAATTACGCACGTTTCGCAGGAGCAGATACTGACGTCGTCGAGTTGCGCGTGTACACCGGTGGAAGTGATGGCATCGCGGCCGACCGAGGTCACGTGCTTGCACGCAGCAACAAGAGCGGTCCGCCGAGCCCACTGGTGGTACCCAACTTCGATGGAGATGGCCGCGCCGCCGTGGCCGTCGCCAAAGACCATGGGGTGTCGCTCGCTCGGCTTGGCCTCACGGGCGCCCCGGCGTGGACAGCCGAGCTGTTGTTTCCAGTCGCGCGCGCGACGATCGACTACCTGGCCACTGGAGACCTCGACGGTGACGGTCGCAGCGATGTGATCGCCGGCTCCCACACGGCTGGTGTCATCGTGGCCTACCGCGGTGGGGCGCCGGCCGTCGCGCCCGTCACATTGTCCATGCCCCCGGCTGCACAGGTGTTCCCACTCAGCCTGTCCGTCGGCGACTTCGACGGCGATGGACGCGACGACCTCGCCGCCAGCAGCAGCGCCAGCGGCGACCACAGCCCTGACCAACTGTGGATCTATCGCGGAGACGCAACGACCCTGCTTGGAGCGCCGGTTGCGCGGCGCATGGTGCCTTGA
- a CDS encoding S8 family serine peptidase, which produces MVTVANHDSPTWLSSESIQKQSSLGPARILVGGYPKPTIAAPGTNIKAAEANHDNVCPQWICPAWVEQTGTSMAAPHVTGALALLLQRYPDMPLADIHERLRTSARGPVDPSNATTWYRWGAGKLDAQALVDSPWPWLTLATPSDSSARVSAPDASAAVVDGRHPVAVLAGRGDALNAALFSRHLSEVRRLINTNRRVVTLWHRAGGPALLHRLGGRADERMRDDERAAYFERMLGQLTRYGSPALRESIERHGPGSVRMISDSERAT; this is translated from the coding sequence GTGGTCACAGTCGCCAACCACGACAGCCCAACATGGCTGTCATCGGAATCGATCCAAAAGCAGTCGAGCCTGGGCCCAGCCCGGATCCTGGTAGGCGGCTACCCGAAGCCGACGATCGCGGCGCCCGGCACCAACATCAAAGCGGCCGAGGCCAACCACGACAACGTCTGCCCGCAGTGGATCTGCCCCGCGTGGGTCGAGCAGACCGGGACGAGCATGGCGGCGCCCCATGTCACCGGCGCGCTCGCGCTCCTGCTCCAGCGCTATCCCGACATGCCGCTCGCGGACATTCACGAAAGGCTGCGGACCTCGGCGCGCGGTCCCGTCGACCCGAGCAACGCGACGACATGGTACCGTTGGGGCGCTGGCAAGCTCGACGCCCAGGCGCTCGTGGACTCACCATGGCCGTGGCTGACCTTGGCGACGCCGAGTGACTCGTCGGCGCGCGTGTCGGCCCCTGACGCATCTGCGGCCGTCGTCGACGGCCGTCATCCAGTTGCGGTGTTGGCAGGCCGCGGCGACGCGCTCAACGCCGCGCTGTTCAGCCGGCACCTGAGCGAGGTGCGACGGCTGATCAACACCAACCGGCGAGTCGTGACGCTGTGGCATCGCGCCGGCGGTCCCGCGCTGCTGCACCGCCTGGGCGGACGCGCCGACGAGCGTATGCGCGACGACGAGCGTGCCGCGTACTTTGAGCGGATGCTCGGCCAGCTCACGCGTTACGGAAGCCCTGCGTTGCGCGAGAGCATCGAGCGCCACGGTCCCGGATCCGTTCGCATGATCTCCGACAGCGAGCGGGCGACGTGA
- a CDS encoding S8 family serine peptidase, producing MRKKLDIQLVALLQNVERVNAGQPASRHPNIPGVPLRCIPAELTVLVTHRGIDMQPLLDAGLRAPGQKPRTDVETNLAIGVVSPARLMDLARVPSVIKISASRRMGLELSDSVPLIRAKQLRDQWDGDIGRPYPDGAGVIIAVIDSGIDFRHLTFRKPDGRTRILGLWDQSLSIHAGDRTRPDAIAGQVRGPVYDRHDIDHTLGYSTPPGIAPVAVRHRDSAVRGFAEASHGTHVAAIAAGNGLAPHFLHCSGGK from the coding sequence GTGCGAAAGAAGCTCGACATCCAGCTGGTTGCTCTCTTGCAGAACGTCGAGCGCGTCAACGCCGGCCAGCCAGCCTCCCGGCATCCCAACATCCCCGGCGTCCCGTTGCGCTGCATCCCGGCCGAACTTACGGTGTTGGTCACCCACCGCGGCATCGACATGCAGCCGCTCCTCGACGCCGGGCTACGCGCACCGGGCCAGAAGCCGCGGACTGATGTCGAGACCAATCTTGCGATTGGAGTGGTGTCGCCAGCGCGCCTGATGGATCTCGCCCGGGTGCCCTCGGTGATCAAGATCTCTGCGTCAAGGCGGATGGGCCTCGAGCTCAGCGACAGCGTCCCGCTGATCCGCGCCAAGCAGCTGCGCGATCAGTGGGACGGGGATATCGGGCGGCCGTACCCCGACGGCGCTGGCGTGATCATTGCGGTCATCGACTCGGGGATCGACTTCCGCCACCTGACGTTCCGGAAACCCGACGGCCGCACGCGCATCCTGGGCCTCTGGGATCAGTCGTTGAGCATCCACGCCGGGGATCGCACGCGCCCCGACGCGATCGCAGGCCAGGTGCGTGGACCGGTCTATGACCGTCACGACATCGACCACACGCTGGGGTACTCGACGCCGCCGGGGATTGCTCCCGTGGCGGTGCGCCACCGCGACAGCGCCGTTCGCGGATTCGCCGAGGCCTCCCATGGGACCCATGTCGCCGCGATCGCCGCCGGCAACGGGCTCGCGCCTCACTTTCTCCACTGCAGTGGAGGCAAGTAG
- a CDS encoding IS4 family transposase — protein sequence MSSFVKNPLQVAETIDQVFGDDLHALRVRSLANGVVGVLDAAVLSVHAIGRGYAHATNHSAKHGVKQTDRMLSNDGFDMWSLFQPWAEFVVGPRKEIVLALDWTEFDADDHATLAGYLMTSHGRATPLIWLTVKKSTLEGKRNGYEYRLIERLHECVATDVKITVLADRGFGDQKLYRLLETLGWDYVIRFRAAIHVEDATGDQRPAGKWLPPSGRATMIRGAKITRTRAEVPAVVVVHAPRMKEAWCLATTRRDDKAADVVKLYGRRFTIEETFRDQKNLRFGLGLSATRIGSTDRRDRLLLLAAVAQALLTLLGAAGEACGLDRLMKTNTSKKRTMSLFNQGLNLYAAIPMMGDDRLAPLMVAYDAEVKQHAFFRKVFGII from the coding sequence ATGTCGAGCTTCGTGAAGAACCCGCTGCAGGTCGCCGAGACGATCGACCAAGTCTTCGGTGACGACCTGCACGCGCTGCGGGTGCGGTCGCTGGCGAATGGGGTCGTGGGCGTCTTGGACGCGGCGGTGCTGTCGGTGCACGCGATCGGGCGCGGCTACGCCCACGCGACGAATCACAGCGCGAAGCATGGGGTGAAGCAGACCGACCGCATGCTCAGCAACGACGGGTTCGACATGTGGTCGCTGTTCCAGCCGTGGGCCGAGTTCGTCGTCGGGCCGCGCAAGGAGATCGTGCTCGCGCTGGACTGGACCGAGTTCGACGCTGACGACCACGCGACGCTCGCGGGCTACCTGATGACGAGCCACGGGCGGGCGACGCCGCTGATCTGGCTGACCGTCAAGAAGTCGACGCTGGAGGGCAAGCGCAACGGGTACGAGTACCGGCTGATCGAGCGGCTGCATGAGTGCGTCGCGACTGACGTCAAGATCACGGTGCTGGCAGACCGTGGGTTCGGGGACCAGAAGCTGTACCGGCTGCTCGAGACGCTGGGCTGGGACTACGTGATCCGATTCCGCGCGGCTATCCACGTCGAGGATGCCACCGGTGATCAGCGTCCCGCCGGCAAGTGGTTGCCACCCAGCGGGCGCGCCACGATGATCCGCGGCGCGAAGATCACGCGCACGCGTGCCGAGGTGCCTGCCGTCGTGGTGGTGCATGCGCCGCGCATGAAGGAGGCCTGGTGCCTGGCGACGACGCGGCGCGACGACAAGGCCGCCGATGTCGTCAAACTCTATGGCCGACGGTTCACGATCGAGGAGACGTTCCGCGACCAGAAGAATCTGCGCTTCGGGCTCGGCCTCTCGGCGACGCGCATCGGCAGCACCGACCGCCGCGATCGCCTGCTGCTGCTCGCGGCAGTGGCGCAAGCGCTCTTGACGCTGCTCGGCGCCGCCGGTGAAGCGTGCGGCCTCGATCGCCTCATGAAGACGAACACGTCGAAGAAGCGCACGATGTCGCTGTTCAACCAAGGCCTCAACCTCTACGCCGCGATCCCGATGATGGGCGACGACCGCCTCGCTCCGCTGATGGTCGCGTACGACGCCGAGGTCAAGCAGCACGCGTTCTTCCGCAAGGTCTTTGGCATCATCTGA
- a CDS encoding carboxypeptidase regulatory-like domain-containing protein: protein MRVRLLLALAGSCSGRATALAPSKPALPLSCERAPMPEPTANVVWGVITDEHGAPTAGATVEVTTPGTPLSPRQVWDRTTTAADGRYLLYLLPGTYTLHFSDGTSMELVERSPHSIHTIERLDVRLDGTPQEHWVDPARPTCHDSSRT, encoded by the coding sequence ATGCGCGTGCGGCTCTTGCTGGCGCTGGCGGGCAGTTGCAGCGGCCGCGCGACCGCACTCGCACCATCCAAGCCCGCGCTGCCTCTCAGCTGCGAGCGCGCTCCCATGCCAGAACCCACGGCCAACGTGGTGTGGGGCGTCATCACCGACGAACACGGCGCGCCGACCGCTGGTGCCACGGTCGAGGTCACGACGCCAGGAACTCCGCTCAGCCCGCGGCAAGTCTGGGATCGCACAACGACGGCCGCCGATGGCCGCTATCTGCTCTATCTGTTGCCCGGCACGTACACGCTCCACTTCTCCGACGGCACGTCGATGGAGCTGGTCGAGCGCAGCCCGCATTCGATCCACACGATCGAGCGACTCGACGTGCGTTTGGACGGCACACCGCAGGAGCACTGGGTCGACCCCGCGAGGCCGACGTGTCACGATTCCTCCCGCACCTGA
- a CDS encoding sel1 repeat family protein: protein MRTLVAMMVIAVAACGGPRPRPAPTTATAPHSATPPRCEGGDLEACDRACAAGDVGVCAQLGALYATAEGDLADLRDVPRAAPYLEKACAADDLASCYLLGWALDEGTELPPNLARAAALYQRACTGELPEACGALGGLYEEGRGVAANEARAAELYRSPCDRGLMGYCNNLARMYKYGRGVARDLPRARTLFERACAADDQLACNNLGVLYEQGIGVAIDYPRARALYLQACEADEPRGCHNLGVLASFGHGEAVDPAAARAWFQRACDGGLAESCTAAAP from the coding sequence ATGCGCACGCTCGTCGCCATGATGGTCATCGCGGTCGCCGCCTGTGGCGGGCCCCGCCCGCGGCCAGCCCCGACGACCGCGACGGCGCCGCACAGCGCCACGCCGCCTCGCTGCGAGGGCGGCGATCTCGAGGCGTGCGACCGCGCGTGCGCCGCGGGCGACGTCGGCGTGTGCGCGCAGCTCGGGGCGCTCTACGCCACCGCCGAGGGCGACCTGGCCGATCTGCGCGACGTGCCGCGCGCCGCCCCCTACCTGGAGAAGGCCTGCGCCGCCGACGACCTCGCGAGCTGCTACCTCCTGGGCTGGGCGCTCGACGAAGGCACCGAGCTGCCGCCGAACCTGGCGCGCGCGGCCGCGCTCTACCAGCGCGCGTGCACCGGCGAGCTGCCCGAGGCCTGCGGCGCGCTGGGCGGGCTGTACGAGGAGGGCCGCGGCGTCGCGGCGAACGAGGCCCGCGCCGCCGAGCTGTACCGGAGCCCGTGCGACCGCGGCCTCATGGGCTACTGCAACAACCTCGCGCGCATGTACAAGTACGGGCGCGGCGTGGCGCGCGACCTGCCGCGCGCGCGGACGCTGTTCGAGCGCGCGTGCGCCGCCGACGACCAGCTCGCGTGCAACAACCTCGGCGTGCTCTACGAGCAAGGCATCGGCGTCGCGATCGACTACCCCCGCGCCCGCGCGCTCTACCTGCAAGCGTGCGAGGCCGACGAGCCGCGCGGCTGCCACAACCTGGGCGTGCTCGCGAGCTTCGGCCACGGCGAGGCGGTCGACCCGGCGGCGGCCCGCGCCTGGTTCCAGCGCGCGTGCGACGGGGGCCTCGCCGAGAGCTGCACCGCCGCCGCGCCGTGA
- a CDS encoding helix-turn-helix transcriptional regulator, with protein sequence MTERAASDHLAANVRAIREARGMSQQQIAALAGIPRATWSHLESGMANPTLAVLTKVADALQVRLDELLASPRAPVRHVRAAELPTRTKGGVRIRKLLPEPLPGLDLERLVLPAGARMAGVPHAPGTREYLACERGTVELFASGETFRIEVGDLVVFRGDQRHGYHNPGRDEAVAYSVIAFVPIAS encoded by the coding sequence ATGACCGAGCGCGCCGCCAGCGATCACCTCGCCGCCAACGTCCGCGCGATCCGCGAGGCGCGCGGCATGTCGCAGCAGCAGATCGCCGCGCTGGCCGGCATCCCACGCGCGACCTGGTCGCACCTGGAGTCGGGCATGGCCAACCCGACGCTCGCGGTCTTGACCAAGGTCGCCGACGCGCTGCAGGTGCGGCTCGACGAGCTGCTCGCGTCGCCGCGCGCGCCGGTGCGCCACGTGCGCGCCGCCGAGCTGCCGACCCGGACCAAGGGCGGCGTGCGCATCCGCAAGCTCTTGCCCGAGCCGCTGCCGGGCCTCGATCTCGAGCGGCTGGTGCTGCCGGCGGGCGCGCGCATGGCCGGCGTGCCGCACGCGCCCGGCACCCGCGAGTACCTCGCGTGCGAGCGCGGCACCGTCGAGCTGTTCGCGTCCGGCGAGACCTTCCGGATCGAGGTCGGCGATCTGGTCGTGTTCCGCGGCGACCAGCGGCACGGCTACCACAACCCCGGCCGCGACGAGGCCGTGGCCTACAGCGTGATCGCGTTCGTGCCGATCGCGTCGTAG
- a CDS encoding peptidase M1 yields the protein MRRWLLALSLVATACAADDLVDDPGDDTWLDGKGDGASAVNVAATDLDVDLADRRAVATITLEKYGNVALEVGGLTIDDVTDNRGHRRYKIVGGALRVSNVRGPLVVRYRFAEHDAADGLLPGGSTVVWPYFCGNLFPCHSQPADGTRFSLTLDGVPAGKQAIYPEEITADAPPYMLAWAVGAYTRTDLGATAAGTKVAMYTLPGGLTAGRAGTKHLRAVFDWYERVLGPYAFGRDVASVSVVWGEGLYGGMEHHPYWHVAKDAMSDEVTHAHEAAHGWFGDGVRLRCWEDFVLSEGTVSYLAARALAVTGGAALERDVWAEYQDELDLAIATGGAPAWPTGCNRIDIIKDDLFTNLPYMQGAFFYKDVAAAVGVDVLDGVIGRFYRAHKNQAASMQDMVDAIKADTGFDPTPIANARLRATFGPH from the coding sequence ATGCGCCGCTGGTTGCTCGCCCTGTCGCTCGTCGCCACCGCCTGCGCCGCCGACGACCTGGTCGACGACCCCGGCGACGACACCTGGCTCGACGGCAAGGGCGACGGCGCCTCGGCGGTCAACGTCGCCGCCACCGACCTCGACGTCGACCTCGCCGACCGCCGCGCGGTCGCGACGATCACGCTCGAGAAGTACGGCAACGTCGCGCTCGAGGTCGGCGGGCTGACGATCGACGACGTCACCGACAACCGCGGCCACCGGCGCTACAAGATCGTCGGCGGCGCGCTGAGGGTCAGCAACGTGCGCGGCCCGCTGGTCGTGCGCTACCGCTTCGCCGAGCACGACGCCGCCGACGGCCTCTTGCCGGGCGGCTCGACGGTGGTGTGGCCGTACTTCTGCGGCAACCTGTTCCCGTGCCACTCGCAGCCCGCCGACGGCACGCGCTTCTCGCTCACCCTCGACGGCGTGCCCGCCGGCAAGCAGGCGATCTACCCCGAGGAGATCACCGCGGACGCGCCGCCGTACATGCTGGCGTGGGCCGTCGGCGCGTACACGCGCACCGACCTCGGCGCGACCGCCGCCGGCACCAAGGTCGCGATGTACACGCTGCCCGGCGGGCTCACCGCGGGCCGCGCCGGCACCAAGCACCTGCGCGCGGTCTTCGACTGGTACGAGCGCGTGCTCGGCCCCTACGCGTTCGGCCGCGACGTCGCGTCGGTGTCGGTGGTCTGGGGCGAGGGCCTGTACGGCGGCATGGAGCACCACCCGTACTGGCACGTCGCCAAGGACGCGATGAGCGACGAGGTCACCCACGCCCACGAGGCCGCCCACGGCTGGTTCGGCGACGGCGTCCGCCTGCGCTGCTGGGAGGACTTCGTCCTGTCCGAGGGCACCGTCAGCTACCTCGCGGCGCGCGCGCTCGCGGTCACCGGCGGCGCCGCGCTCGAGCGCGACGTCTGGGCCGAGTACCAGGACGAGCTCGACCTTGCGATCGCCACCGGCGGCGCGCCGGCGTGGCCGACCGGCTGCAACCGCATCGACATCATCAAGGACGACCTGTTCACGAACCTGCCGTACATGCAGGGCGCGTTCTTCTACAAGGACGTCGCGGCCGCGGTCGGCGTCGACGTGCTCGACGGCGTGATCGGCCGCTTCTACCGCGCGCACAAGAACCAGGCGGCGTCGATGCAGGACATGGTCGACGCGATCAAGGCCGACACCGGCTTCGATCCGACGCCGATCGCCAACGCCCGGCTGCGCGCGACCTTCGGCCCGCACTGA
- a CDS encoding universal stress protein encodes MRIHRILLATDFSTQARHALDYAAELSARLQVPLLMVSAFQIPMYPLPEGAFVAGGPAIAEILERVSRDLAAEKKIAIERGAHDVDTLVVEGAPAHELVRVAKEHKADLIVIGSHGRGGLSRAILGSVADRVMRTAHCPVMVVAHS; translated from the coding sequence ATGCGCATCCATCGGATCCTGCTCGCCACCGATTTCTCCACGCAGGCGCGGCACGCCCTGGACTATGCGGCCGAGCTTTCCGCGCGGTTGCAGGTGCCGCTGCTCATGGTCTCGGCCTTCCAGATCCCGATGTACCCGCTGCCCGAGGGCGCATTCGTTGCGGGCGGCCCGGCGATCGCCGAGATCCTTGAGCGCGTCAGCCGCGACCTGGCCGCCGAGAAGAAGATCGCCATCGAGCGCGGCGCCCACGACGTCGACACCCTGGTCGTCGAAGGTGCGCCCGCGCACGAGCTCGTGCGGGTCGCCAAGGAGCACAAGGCCGACCTGATCGTGATCGGCTCCCACGGCCGCGGCGGGCTGTCGCGCGCCATCCTCGGCTCGGTCGCTGACCGCGTCATGCGCACCGCGCACTGCCCGGTCATGGTCGTCGCGCACAGCTGA